The genomic interval GTGGCGCAGCGCCATCACGATGCCGCCGGCCGTCTCCGCCGTGACGACGAGGCTGCCCGGCACCGTCTCCCGGACGACGGCGAGCGAGTGGTAGCGCGTCGCGTCGAACTCCGCGGGCACGTCGGCGAAGAAGGCGTCGCCCGTGTGCCGCACGCGCGACACCTTGCCGTGCATGAGCTCCTCGGCGTGCGTGACCGTGGCGCCGAGGGCCTCGGCGATCGCCTGGTGCCCGAGGCAGACGCCGAGGAGCGGGATCCCGGTCCGCAGCGCGATCCCGACCATGGGGATCGAGATCCCCGCCTCCGCGGGAGTGCCGGGCCCGGGCGAGATGAGCACGCCGTCGTACTCGGCCGCGAGCTGCTCGAGCTCACCGGCGGACACCTCGTCGTTGCGGATCACGCGGGTCTCGGCGCCGAGCTGCTGCAGGTAGCCGTTCAGCGTGTAGACGAAGCTGTCGTAGTTGTCGATGATCAGGATGCTGGTCATGTGCCGACCGTCACTTCCTCTTCGGGGAACTGCAGGGCCACCCACGGGTAGACGTAGGCGATGAGCGCGTACACGAGCGCCGCGAGCGCGAGGAGCAGCACGATGACCCGCAGCCACGCGGGGCCGGGGAAGAAGCGCCAGATCAGGGAGAACATCAGGAGGCGTCTCCTCTCGGGGCCTGCGTGGCCTCCATCGTCGGGTTGAGCTCCACGAGCTCCGCCGGCGGCCCCGCGCTGCGCGGCTGGTAGCCCTCGAACACGGAGTACGCGATCGCCCGCTCGTCGCTGCCCGCGAGCTTCGGGTGGCAGGTGGTCAGGGTGAGGATCTGGTCCTGCCCGGGCG from Leucobacter allii carries:
- a CDS encoding anthranilate synthase component II, translating into MTSILIIDNYDSFVYTLNGYLQQLGAETRVIRNDEVSAGELEQLAAEYDGVLISPGPGTPAEAGISIPMVGIALRTGIPLLGVCLGHQAIAEALGATVTHAEELMHGKVSRVRHTGDAFFADVPAEFDATRYHSLAVVRETVPGSLVVTAETAGGIVMALRHEELPIYGVQYHPESVLTEGGYQQLGNWLTVVGVPNAAEVAKTLSPLLSR